One Euphorbia lathyris chromosome 1, ddEupLath1.1, whole genome shotgun sequence DNA segment encodes these proteins:
- the LOC136229985 gene encoding putative pentatricopeptide repeat-containing protein At1g64310 — protein sequence MLRTETKPDNFTFACLIRACYENFDLDGLRIVHGGVIVSGFGLNSVCCSALVTAYSKLSNVSEASRVFSGIIDPDLVLLNSMISGYTYCGFWDAGVRLFDQMRKTRKQQPDGYTLVGLISGLMDISLLGLGQGVHGFCLKSGFDSNAYVGSALVSMYSRFKCMNSAYGVFSSLSQPDLVAWSSLITGYSQSGYYKEALLFYRHMNDEGKRADPILISSIFVAAAQSSALVIGSSIHAYVLRHGFEANVMVSSVLIDMYLKCGFVELGIRVFESTPIRNVVSYNSVISGLGLHGYAAKAFILFEEMLDKGLKPDESTFSALLCTCCHAGLVKNGQEFFRRMMDEFCISPRTEHYVHIVKLLGMAGELEEAYNFILSLMQPVDSGIWGALLSCCDIHGNSELAEIASQQLFDKEPEKGVYRVMLSNIYAGKGKWNNAKTTRDEIENVEVSKMPGISWIRGSFSQ from the coding sequence ATGCTAAGAACAGAAACTAAACCGGACAACTTCACTTTTGCGTGTCTTATTCGAGCGTGCTATGAAAACTTTGATCTTGATGGTCTAAGGATCGTCCATGGAGGAGTTATTGTTTCTGGTTTTGGACTGAATTCTGTTTGTTGTAGTGCGCTTGTGACAGCATATTCAAAATTGAGTAATGTGAGTGAAGCAAGCCGTGTTTTTTCTGGGATTATTGACCCAGATTTGGTTCTCTTGAATTCTATGATATCTGGTTATACTTATTGTGGATTTTGGGATGCAGGGGTGCGTTTGTTTGATCAGATGCGAAAAACTAGGAAGCAGCAGCCAGATGGGTACACTTTGGTTGGCCTTATCTCGGGTTTAATGGATATTAGCCTTCTTGGACTTGGCCAAGGGGTTCATGGCTTTTGCTTGAAAAGTGGTTTTGATTCTAATGCATACGTAGGCAGTGCACTTGTAAGCATGTATTCAAGATTCAAGTGTATGAATTCAGCTTATGGTGTTTTTAGCAGTTTATCTCAGCCTGATTTAGTAGCATGGTCTTCTTTGATTACCGGATATTCTCAGTCTGGATACTATAAGGAGGCATTGTTATTCTATAGGCATATGAATGATGAAGGTAAAAGGGCAGATCCCATTTTGATTTCCAGTATATTCGTAGCTGCTGCTCAATCATCAGCCTTAGTAATTGGCAGCTCGATACATGCTTATGTTCTTCGACATGGATTCGAAGCTAATGTCATGGTTTCTTCTGTTCTTATAGATATGTATTTGAAATGTGGATTTGTGGAATTGGGAATTCGTGTTTTTGAGAGTACACCCATTAGAAATGTTGTTTCCTACAATTCAGTAATTTCAGGTCTTGGTTTGCACGGATATGCTGCTAAGGCTTTCATACTGTTTGAGGAGATGCTGGATAAAGGATTGAAACCTGATGAATCTACATTCTCTGCTCTCCTTTGCACTTGCTGTCATGCTGGCCTTGTGAAAAATGGCCAGGAATTTTTCAGGAGAATGATGGATGAGTTTTGCATCTCACCTAGAACTGAGCATTATGTTCACATTGTAAAGCTCCTAGGGATGGCAGGTGAGTTGGAAGAAGCATACAATTTTATCTTGTCCTTGATGCAACCAGTGGATTCTGGAATTTGGGGAGCGCTGTTGTCATGCTGTGACATTCATGGGAATTCTGAGTTGGCAGAAATTGCATCTCAACAGCTTTTTGATAAGGAGCCCGAAAAAGGTGTTTATAGAGTAATGCTTTCCAACATTTATGCTGGCAAAGGGAAGTGGAACAATGCCAAGACGACAAGAGATGAGATCGAAAATGTTGAAGTAAGCAAAATGCCTGGAATTAGCTGGATTCGAGGCAGTTTCAGTCAATGA
- the LOC136229977 gene encoding disease resistance protein RPM1-like: MAEAQVNFYSRRLESLLLHETETFNGFVNQIQGIRGSLEQIGDFFRCRGNAESDAAFHTWVNDLIPLVSEMDDQVDQFIIQIDQQTESDRLALTERFRSELQKTQNHLAEIVHTITQINSPTMIEQDKKEKEDHEEEGQTDHCSNTILTECSTGELQKTQDHLAEIVHGITQLNVSTIIEQDKEEKDGEEERQADHCSNTIEGQEKEIGDHMEQFNEQQNDQTSSASSSVPFNLKYNNLPYYLKSSLLYCCIFPENCWIGKGKLIRLLVAEGLIQENTGLILEDVAEKNLNELISQGMLEVKDKHPGNGTKLTVSSPYRVLLQEKFTIAQADSDVNIPPIARRVLTSDLMKIGHNLSNLHPHSLFIIGNQEHVEENWLDLTWAKFLRVLDLEDTKIKSLPDEVEDLLHLTYLGLKHTNLTELPARIGRLRALQTLDIRWCGRLSALSDEIISLKRLRHLKMFKNISVSGVKLPRGIGRLRNLLTITGVHAGVAEELNELTQLRKLGVMDVSEENINQLSASISKMQGLLSLSLEAKCGFRENLFLAESFSPPPLLRKLRLEGNLEKVPSWFGLMENLTKIRLGFSHLSENPTLVLQLLPNLRDLTLWHAYDARQLGKEFCKAGGFPKLEVLSISSHVLEEWIELEEGALPSLLYLHFHNCLRLRMLPEGLQFVSTLKQLDLLPLLDEHAERLKPDGGEENHKIKNIPRISFIPMSLVSQLASSHPCHQIP; this comes from the coding sequence ATGGCAGAGGCTCAGGTTAACTTCTACTCGCGGAGATTAGAGTCCCTGTTACTTCATGAAACCGAGACCTTCAACGGCTTTGTTAATCAGATACAAGGCATAAGAGGCTCACTAGAGCAGATTGGTGATTTCTTTCGATGCAGAGGCAACGCAGAAAGTGATGCTGCTTTTCATACATGGGTCAATGACCTTATACCTTTAGTTTCTGAGATGGATGATCAGGTTGACCAGTTCATCATCCAGATTGATCAGCAAACTGAGTCAGATAGGTTGGCTTTGACAGAACGTTTCAGGAGTGAGCTGCAGAAGACACAAAATCATCTTGCTGAAATTGTCCACACAATTACACAGATCAACAGTCCCACCATGATTGAACAAGacaagaaagagaaagaagatcACGAGGAAGAAGGGCAAACGGATCATTGCTCAAACACCATTTTGACAGAATGTTCCACGGGTGAGCTGCAGAAGACACAAGATCACCTTGCTGAAATTGTCCACGGAATTACACAGCTCAACGTTTCAACCATAATTGAACAAGACAAAGAAGAGAAAGATGGTGAGGAAGAAAGGCAAGCGGATCATTGCTCCAACACCATTGAAGGACAGGAGAAAGAGATTGGAGATCATATGGAACAATTCAATGAGCAGCAAAATGATCAGACATCATCTGCATCTTCCTCTGTTCCATTCAACTTAAAGTACAACAATTTACCTTATTATCTTAAATCTTCTTTGCTTTATTGTTGTATATTCCCTGAGAATTGCTGGATAGGCAAGGGTAAGTTAATTAGGTTGTTGGTAGCTGAAGGTCTGATACAAGAAAACACAGGACTAATATTGGAGGACGTAgcagaaaaaaatttaaatgagCTGATTAGCCAGGGAATGCTTGAAGTGAAGGACAAGCATCCAGGGAATGGAACAAAACTCACCGTTTCTTCCCCTTATCGTGTGCTCCTTCAAGAAAAGTTTACAATTGCTCAGGCTGATTCAGATGTGAATATCCCCCCTATTGCACGTCGTGTTTTAACTTCAGACCTGATGAAAATTGGGCATAATTTAAGCAATCTCCATCCtcactctttatttataatTGGAAATCAAGAACATGTAGAAGAGAATTGGCTGGATTTGACATGGGCGAAATTCTTACGGGTGCTAGATCTAGAAGATACCAAAATTAAGAGCTTACCAGATGAAGTAGAAGATCTTCTCCACCTAACATATCTTGGTTTGAAACACACCAACCTAACTGAGCTTCCAGCAAGAATTGGTAGACTCCGAGCACTGCAGACTTTAGATATCAGGTGGTGTGGGCGTCTATCAGCACTATCAGATGAGATCATAAGTCTTAAAAGACTAAGGCATCTCAAAATGTTTAAGAACATAAGTGTTTCTGGGGTGAAATTACCCAGAGGAATAGGTAGATTAAGAAACCTCTTGACAATCACTGGGGTTCATGCTGGTGTTGCAGAGGAATTAAACGAACTGACTCAACTTAGAAAGCTGGGTGTGATGGATGTTTCTGAAGAAAATATCAATCAGCTATCTGCCTCTATAAGTAAGATGCAAGGTCTTCTTTCCTTGTCTTTGGAAGCAAAGTGTGGTTTCAGGGAAAACCTTTTTCTCGCGGAGTCATTCTCGCCTCCACCTCTTCTCAGGAAACTACGCCTAGAGGGTAACCTAGAAAAAGTGCCTAGCTGGTTTGGCTTAATGGAAAACCTTACAAAGATAAGACTAGGTTTTTCTCATTTATCCGAGAACCCAACATTAGTTCTTCAGCTGCTACCTAATTTGCGGGATTTGACATTGTGGCATGCTTATGATGCAAGGCAGCTGGGGAAAGAATTCTGCAAAGCTGGCGGATTCCCGAAGCTTGAGGTTCTCAGCATTTCTTCTCATGTTCTTGAGGAATGGATAGAGCTTGAAGAAGGAGCACTGCCAAGCTTACTATATCTCCACTTCCACAACTGCTTGCGTCTAAGGATGCTCCCTGAAGGTTTGCAGTTTGTCTCTACTTTGAAGCAATTGGATCTGCTGCCTTTGCTTGATGAACATGCAGAAAGGCTAAAACCTGATGGTGGAGAGGAAAATCACAAGATCAAGAACATTCCAAGAATATCATTCATCCCCATGTCCCTGGTGAGTCAGTTGGCAAGCTCCCACCCTTGCCACCAAATCCCCTAG